The proteins below come from a single Chrysoperla carnea chromosome 1, inChrCarn1.1, whole genome shotgun sequence genomic window:
- the LOC123305115 gene encoding PH domain-containing protein DDB_G0275795 encodes MKTSSCGIYLVLALSLTLCTFVQSRPAPEEDYDYKEEQPEPPKPVVPVRSSPLLRRGPSVRAIGKQAPAATSTTTTTTQKPEAAAGDDYEYEDEQEGQETPVVTTTTEAPKKGIRTGVVRPFRSNDDLLAALKRRRQQSSNDKSQIKQQSAPVEQYEDAPVIKKTSQATKANAAGRKRYNNSRPAQPQPEEQEKEETPSDSTPRTARGRFTGRPSSRLQRQIDSESQGSETSQQVAITNPRSYRPRSRQ; translated from the exons atgaagaCTTCATCGTGTGGAAT aTATTTAGTGCTAGCACTAAGTTTAACATTATGTACATTCGTACAATCAAGGCCGGCACCAGAAGAAGACTACGATTATAAAGAAGAACAACCAGAACCACCAAAACCAGTAGTACCTGTAAGAAGTTCACCACTTTTACGAAGAGGTCCAAGTGTACGAGCAATTGGAAAGCAAGCACCAGCTGCAACAAGTACCACTACAACAACAACGCAAAAG CCAGAAGCAGCAGCTGGTGATGATTATGAATATGAAGATGAACAAGAAGGTCAAGAAACACCTGTTGTAACAACTACGACAGAGGCTCCGAAAAAAGGAATTCGTACGGGTGTTGTTCGTCCATTCAGAAGTAATGATGATTTATTGGCAGCACTTAAAAGACGTCGCCAGCAATCCTCAAATG aCAAATCTCAAATTAAACAACAATCAGCACCCGTGGAACAATACGAAGATGCAccagtaattaaaaaaacttctcaaGCTACCAAAGCAAATGCAGCTGGTCGTAAACGGTATAATAATTCAAGGCCAGCACAGCCACAACCTGAAGAACAAGAGAAAGAAGAAACACCTTCAGATTCCACGCCACGAACAGCAAGAGGACGTTTTACTGGTAGGCCATCATCAAGATTACAACGACAAATTGATAGTGAAAGTCAAGGTTCTGAAACTAGTCAACAAGTAGCAATAACAAATCCAAGAAGTTACCGGCCAAGAAGtagacaataa